A segment of the Fusobacterium ulcerans genome:
TACTTTACCAGTAGCTCCATTATATGTTATATCATTGCTTTCTAATCTATAGTCTTGATTCTCAAATACAGCATTTTCTTTTACTTTATATATTTGTGCTTCTGTATTGAAATCCATTCTTTTACCTTTAGCAGTTTGTTTTTTGATTTTGTCATACATAGTTCCATTTACTATATATCCATCTTTTGTTATATCATTAAAATAGAACTTATCTCCAACACTGTCATATTTCTGACTTTTGTAATCATACTTTTTATCAGCAAACATTTCCTTTGTTTCATTGTTATATCTAAATTCCCTGCTTCTTAATTCTCCATTATTTGAAATATACACTGCATCTCTATTTGTTCCATAGGCAGTTATAAATTTAGTAGCATTATTATATACTATTTTATCTGCTATAAGCTCTTCACCTTTTGTTGATGTCATTTTTACATCCCCATAAAAAGTCAGTTCTTCTGTAGCTATATCATATACTGCTTCTTTTCCAGAAAAAGAATATACTCCATTGCTTCCAGTTATTTTTCCAAAAAACTTAACTATATTGCTGTTGGCTTCTCTTTGTATTTTATCAACATATATCTTGTATCCATTAGTTTCTATCATTACATTTTTAGTAATTAAAAACGCCTCTGTACCATCTTGGTACCACAGATTTCCTGCTGATAATTCAGCTCCATTATATGTTACATCATAAGGTTCCCATGCTTCAAGAATTTTATCATTTATTGAATATTTCAAGTTAAGAAAATTTCCAGATATTTTAGCATTTTGCTCATCTGCCCCATCAATAACTATATTTCCTGAAAGAGTAACTATCTTATTAGCATCACTGTATCTCCCAATATCTCCTTTCAGTTTTATTTTCTCATTTTCCAGAACTACATTATCTTTCAATTCTATATAACTCATTTTACTGTCTGTTATGAAATTTTTTCCTGAAATTTTTACTTTTTTCTCATCATTTTCTGCTGTTACTCCAGCATCAGATGTTATTTCATCCTTCAGTTTATCATAATGAGCTGCTTCTGTATTGAATTTCCACCCATTTGGACTAACTCCAAGTATATTATTTTTCAATGCAAGGTTTCTTACTTTATCAATAAATACATTATCCCCACTAAGTACCATATCTTTTACTAGAGCCTTTGCTTTTTCAAAGTTTGTTTCATTATCATCTACATAATCTACCTGCTTATCAGCCTCAACGTGATAATCTTCACTATCATAAGTAACATTAGTAGTTTCTATAGCTTTTTTTACATCTGAAAGATCACTTTCATCTTTAAAATAGTTCAGGTAACCTAATATTATTATAACTGCAAAAATAATTATATAGATTTTCTTTTTATTCATAGTTAACTCCTATTTAATATTTTTTTCAGCTCATTAAGCTTTAATAGTGCTTCCAAAGGTGTCATTCCATTAGGATCCAATTCTTCTAGTACTCTCATAACTATTTTTTGTTCTTTTGTCAGTTCTTTTCCTTTTAAATTATTTTTATCCTCTTCTACTGGTTCTTCTTTTTGAGGAGTTCCAAAAAGTATAAGCTGCTCTCCTTTTAGTTTCTTCTCAATTATCTGTTTTCTATCTTCTAAATTTTTCAGTACAGATTTTGATCTATCAAGTATCTCTTTAGGGAGTCCCGCAAGTCTGGCTACTTCTATTCCATAAGACTTATCTGCTCCGCCTTTTACTATCTCTCTCAAGAAAACTATTTCCTTATCATTTTCTTTTACTTCTATTCTATAGTTTTCAGCTCTGTCCAGTTTATCTTCCAGCTGAGTCAGTTCGTGATAATGTGTAGCGAATATTGTTTTTGCTCCTATTCTTTCATGAATATACTCTGTAATAGCTGTTGCTATTGAAATTCCATCAAATGTAGAAGTCCCTCTTCCTATTTCATCAAGTATGATAAATGATCTGTCAGTTGCACTATTAACTATATTAGCCACTTCACTCATTTCGAGCATAAATGTAGACTGACCTGTAAGAAGATCATCACTTGCACCTATTCTTGTAAATATCTTGTCTACCAATCCTATTTTAGCATAATTTGCTGGTACATAAGATCCCATATGAGCCATGATTATAATCAAAGCTACCTGCTTCATATAAGTAGACTTTCCTGACATATTAGGTCCAGTAAGTATTATCATTTCTTTATTGTCATCAAGCACTATATTATTTTTTACATATTCTCCTGAAGGAATAAGCTTTTCCACTATTGGATGTCTTCCAGCAATTATTTCTATCTCCTTCCCACCATGCATTTCAGGCTGAATATATGAATTTTTAATTGCTATATGTGCCAAATTGCTCATAACATCAAGATATGCTATCTTATATGCCAGATCCTGAAGTATTCCTTTGTGACTTTTTATCTCATAGGATACCTCTTTAAATAACTGATATTCAAGATTTTCTATCTTATCTTTGGCATTTAATACCTTTTCTTCATACTCTTTCAAATCAGGTACTATGTATCTTTCAGCATTAGCAAGAGTCTGCTTTCTGATATAGTCTGCTGGTACTAGATGAGAGTTAGCTCTTGTTACTTCAATAAAATATCCAAATACTTTATTGTATTTTATTTTAAGCCCTTTTATCCCAGTTCTTTCTCTTTCTCTATTTTCTATTTCAAGGATATAGTCCTTTCCATCTTTTGATAAACCATGAAGCTCATCAAGCATTTCATTATATCCCTGTCTTATGATTCCTCCTTCTCTCACTGAGAAAGGGGGCTCATCTACAATAGTTTTTTCTATCAAGTTGTAGATATCAATAAGAGTTTTTACTTCAATAGAAAATATAGAATTTCCCTGTAAAAGCTTTAATATTTCCAATGAATTTTTTATAGAAATTTTTAATGAAATCAGATCTCTTCCATTTTCAGTTTCAAGAACAAGCTTTCCAATTATTCTTTCTATATCATATATATTTTTTAATCTTTCTCTGACCTCTTCTCTGAGAAGTACATTTTCTATAAAGAAAGCTATATCTTTTTGTCTTTCATTTATTTTTTCTATATCAAGAAGAGGATTTTTTATAAATTTTTTCAGGAGTCTGCTTCCCATAGAAGTCATACATTCGTCCATCACCCATAAAAGTGTTCCTGCTCCATTTTTTTCTCTGTAATTATCAACTATATCCAGATTTTTTTGAGTAGTTATATTCAACTCCATAATATTTTCACTGCTAGTGTATAATATATTATTTACAGGAAGCTCTTTTCCCTTTTGCAGTTCTGCTACATAGTTTAAAACAGTCGCTGATATTGTAACAGCCATCTTTTTATCTTTCAGTCCAAAACTTTCCAGTGATATTACCTTAAAATAATCTTTCAAATAATCTTCGCATTTTCTTTTTTCAGTTATTTTACTTATATTTACATCTGATAAAGAATTATGTTTTTTTAATTCATTATAATATTTATCGTAAGTTCTCTCTTCAAGCAATATCTCTTTAGGAGCAGTTTTATTTATCTCTCCCAAAAGCTTAAATATTATATCTTCCCCTTCCAGTTCACTTGCTTTAAATTCACCAGTTGTAATATCCACATAAGCTATCGCCCCTCTATTTCCATCTATTTTTATCCCCATAAGATAGTTGTTGCTTTTTTCATCAAGATAATCAGTATCAATTACTGTACCAGGGGTTATAACTCTTACAACCTCTCTCTTAACTATTCCTTTAACACTTTTAGGATCTTCTACCTGCTCACATATTGCTACTTTATAGCCTTTGTTGACCAGTTTAGCTATATAAGAAGATACTGAATGA
Coding sequences within it:
- a CDS encoding LptA/OstA family protein; this encodes MNKKKIYIIIFAVIIILGYLNYFKDESDLSDVKKAIETTNVTYDSEDYHVEADKQVDYVDDNETNFEKAKALVKDMVLSGDNVFIDKVRNLALKNNILGVSPNGWKFNTEAAHYDKLKDEITSDAGVTAENDEKKVKISGKNFITDSKMSYIELKDNVVLENEKIKLKGDIGRYSDANKIVTLSGNIVIDGADEQNAKISGNFLNLKYSINDKILEAWEPYDVTYNGAELSAGNLWYQDGTEAFLITKNVMIETNGYKIYVDKIQREANSNIVKFFGKITGSNGVYSFSGKEAVYDIATEELTFYGDVKMTSTKGEELIADKIVYNNATKFITAYGTNRDAVYISNNGELRSREFRYNNETKEMFADKKYDYKSQKYDSVGDKFYFNDITKDGYIVNGTMYDKIKKQTAKGKRMDFNTEAQIYKVKENAVFENQDYRLESNDITYNGATGKVETPNKYKVTALKDGTSFTGIGAVYDENTGELVSNGTINAAGRNFVASGENLTYNNKNGTGELQSKISFKNTENGTTVTGDKLLFQKDNYMELIGNLVINSEKIVAKSARGKYNLKDEKVYIPETINFESHDKATSGTMSNGVFDVKSSVFTGDNFKGKNVENDIKSDKMKYFTNEDKVEFGKNTVIVTPESRLRGNRLDYNLKTEVVVSPEKYTIDYGDFTIIGSEGTFDNKQGLLKSTNADITSKSGDRFKSDIADGNMREMRIDFIGNAKGNMMHQGKRTDFTGDFARVYFKNDGGYKAIRSEIKKNAVFIQEDKKLQSDYIEADIERNLVFSRDNTKLTVTDAKNGNTVVTSDTAEIDINKDIATLVGNVYIENKNPEQGITIITAEKGIVRQKTGILDLMGNVKIENKDSIIEADEGTYDMNTRKVKARGHVFINHKNN
- the mutS gene encoding DNA mismatch repair protein MutS, with product MAGDTPLMSQYKEIKEQNKDNLLFFRLGDFYEMFFDDAVIASKELGLTLTSRNREKGQDVPLAGVPYHSVSSYIAKLVNKGYKVAICEQVEDPKSVKGIVKREVVRVITPGTVIDTDYLDEKSNNYLMGIKIDGNRGAIAYVDITTGEFKASELEGEDIIFKLLGEINKTAPKEILLEERTYDKYYNELKKHNSLSDVNISKITEKRKCEDYLKDYFKVISLESFGLKDKKMAVTISATVLNYVAELQKGKELPVNNILYTSSENIMELNITTQKNLDIVDNYREKNGAGTLLWVMDECMTSMGSRLLKKFIKNPLLDIEKINERQKDIAFFIENVLLREEVRERLKNIYDIERIIGKLVLETENGRDLISLKISIKNSLEILKLLQGNSIFSIEVKTLIDIYNLIEKTIVDEPPFSVREGGIIRQGYNEMLDELHGLSKDGKDYILEIENRERERTGIKGLKIKYNKVFGYFIEVTRANSHLVPADYIRKQTLANAERYIVPDLKEYEEKVLNAKDKIENLEYQLFKEVSYEIKSHKGILQDLAYKIAYLDVMSNLAHIAIKNSYIQPEMHGGKEIEIIAGRHPIVEKLIPSGEYVKNNIVLDDNKEMIILTGPNMSGKSTYMKQVALIIIMAHMGSYVPANYAKIGLVDKIFTRIGASDDLLTGQSTFMLEMSEVANIVNSATDRSFIILDEIGRGTSTFDGISIATAITEYIHERIGAKTIFATHYHELTQLEDKLDRAENYRIEVKENDKEIVFLREIVKGGADKSYGIEVARLAGLPKEILDRSKSVLKNLEDRKQIIEKKLKGEQLILFGTPQKEEPVEEDKNNLKGKELTKEQKIVMRVLEELDPNGMTPLEALLKLNELKKILNRS